One Leptospira terpstrae serovar Hualin str. LT 11-33 = ATCC 700639 genomic region harbors:
- a CDS encoding enoyl-CoA hydratase/isomerase family protein, giving the protein MKSRFESKEYEFLEIESRETEDGKIVSIFLNNPTSRNSMTWKMGEEFADLIHSIKKEKVLPRAVIISGRNDVFCAGGDLNLLRSFSEKTFSQNRRDMRKFYGFFLSVRKLPVPVIAAVNGHAIGAGLSLTFGCDLRIFAEEGKYSFNFVRLGIHPGMGSSFLSPELLGKSLGGRLLLTGETFDGKFAKTCGLALDSVPKSEVYSRAMDLALSLSKAAPLALQELKKNLYSWKQLDSALKKEAESQARNFISDDFKETIKSILEKREPKFTGK; this is encoded by the coding sequence ATGAAATCGCGATTTGAATCCAAAGAGTATGAATTCCTAGAAATTGAATCCCGTGAAACCGAAGATGGAAAAATCGTTTCCATCTTCTTAAACAATCCTACCTCTCGCAATTCCATGACTTGGAAAATGGGGGAAGAGTTCGCAGACCTAATCCATTCCATTAAAAAAGAAAAAGTCCTACCTCGAGCTGTAATCATCTCTGGCCGTAACGATGTATTTTGTGCTGGCGGAGACTTAAATTTATTACGATCCTTTTCTGAAAAAACATTTTCGCAAAACAGACGTGATATGAGAAAGTTTTACGGTTTCTTTTTATCTGTTCGTAAACTTCCCGTTCCTGTCATTGCTGCAGTCAATGGACATGCCATTGGTGCTGGTTTATCCCTAACCTTTGGTTGTGATCTGAGAATTTTTGCAGAGGAAGGAAAGTACTCCTTTAATTTTGTACGACTTGGGATCCATCCAGGTATGGGTTCTAGTTTTTTATCTCCTGAACTACTCGGAAAAAGTTTAGGAGGTAGGTTGTTACTCACGGGAGAAACGTTTGATGGTAAGTTTGCAAAAACTTGTGGCCTCGCTCTTGACAGTGTTCCCAAATCAGAAGTGTATTCTCGTGCAATGGACCTTGCCTTATCATTATCCAAAGCTGCGCCACTCGCCTTACAAGAGTTAAAGAAAAATTTATATTCCTGGAAACAACTCGATTCCGCGCTAAAAAAAGAAGCAGAATCGCAAGCCCGCAACTTTATTTCGGACGACTTTAAAGAGACGATAAAAAGTATCCTAGAAAAGCGGGAACCAAAGTTTACCGGCAAATGA